One window from the genome of Eucalyptus grandis isolate ANBG69807.140 chromosome 7, ASM1654582v1, whole genome shotgun sequence encodes:
- the LOC104455934 gene encoding uncharacterized protein LOC104455934, with the protein MGKIWMEIGLLSARGLKQPSLLKLQWFAVGWIDPKNKYRTNIDRSGSANPIWKTKFATLVDVSNLEFQDLALHVEVYSREPIFLRERLQGTATIVLREFLAKHAKNSDVSRATVEEVGSYQLRKGNSSTPQGFIDISVRISEEGAGSRNHIGNGGLMLTDHGNNITLAPKDPSAQAFPTRLPIVRQSRENNPQTNVPVYHSTPIQGNYHIPPVRGPSNYPIRTTPPPPPPPPPPSSNVGFIPTFFPRTENLPGAHMNMAPSGAEDGQGRGPGFAMGLGAGALAAGAAIFGEDFMSGVDAPRGLQDASLTVSMDPPF; encoded by the exons ATGGGGAAGATCTGGATGGAAATAGGGTTACTTTCTGCTCGAGGTCTCAAACAACCATCGCTCTTGAAGCTCCAGTGGTTTGCCGTTGGTTGGATCGATCCAAAGAACAAGTATCGCACCAACATCGACCGCTCTGGAAGTGCGAATCCCATTTGGAAGACAAAGTTTGCTACATTGGTCGATGTCTCTAACTTGGAATTCCAAGACCTGGCACTCCATGTAGAAGTTTATAGCAGGGAGCCTATTTTCCTTCGGGAAAGGCTCCAGGGAACAGCTACTATTGTCCTGAGAGAGTTTCTGGCAAAGCATGCAAAGAATTCTGATGTTTCCAGGGCAACCGTTGAAGAAGTGGGGAGCTATCAGCTAAGAAAGGGAAATTCCAGCACACCCCAGGGATTTATCGATATTTCTGTTCGCATATCAGAAGAAGGGGCTGGGTCACGTAATCACATAG GCAATGGAGGACTCATGCTTACGGACCATGGGAATAACATAACCCTGGCACCAAAAGATCCGTCAGCTCAAGCCTTCCCAACGCGACTGCCTATAGTTCGACAAAGTCGAGAAAACAATCCACAGACAAACGTCCCAGTATATCATTCAACGCCAATACAGGGCAACTATCACATCCCACCCGTACGTGGACCGAGCAATTATCCAATTAGAAcaactccaccaccaccaccaccacctccaccgccaTCTTCAAATGTTGGTTTCATACCCACCTTTTTTCCGAGGACAGAAAATCTGCCAGGGGCCCATATGAACATGGCTCCATCTGGAGCAGAAGATGGACAAGGCAGAGGACCGGGGTTTGCAATGGGATTAGGGGCAGGAGCACTCGCAGCTGGTGCTGCCATTTTTGGGGAAGACTTCATGTCAGGAGTTGATGCTCCTAGAGGCTTACAGGATGCTAGTCTTACTGTCTCAATGGATCCCCCCTTCTGA